In Fictibacillus halophilus, a single genomic region encodes these proteins:
- a CDS encoding ABC transporter ATP-binding protein has protein sequence MWKVFSYLKAYRVAIGVALFLTFTELGVELLQPLIMAKIIDDGILKNDLNVVKYWGAVMFGLALVAFAAGIANSFFSAHVSQNYGFDIRRRVFEKVQSFSFVNFNKFPASSLITRMTNDVTQLQNTVFMSLRIMLRAPLLLAGGVIMSLIVNWKLALVLVVLLPFLLFFLKWVLQTAGSMFRDVQDKLDGVNRVMRENLMGMRLIKAFLRRDFESNRFEQASGELKEKTVSSLRLIEVSIPVLLFVMNIGILFILWFGSRQVSMGSIEVGEVVAIVNYSFRISSVLTIISFIIMAFSRAKASAQRIGEVLDTEVDLIESEDTDQSLSVGRGEVEFRNVSFQYPESDVPVLRNLSFSVQPGETLAILGSTGSGKTSLFQLVPRLYDVTEGKVLVDGKNVMNYPIETLRKGIGVVPQEAVLFTGSISENIGWGKAGATSDEIISAAVDAQIHETVEKLPNQYDTRVGQRGVNLSGGQKQRLSIARALVRKPRILMLDDSTSALDLKTEAKLLKALRTYSCTTFIITQKISTAMEADHILLLDDGAVEAWGTHEELLNTSSLYVKIVQSQFGEEDFQHVKGFKQTSST, from the coding sequence ATGTGGAAAGTATTTTCGTATTTAAAAGCGTACCGTGTCGCGATCGGAGTTGCTCTATTTTTAACGTTTACTGAACTGGGAGTTGAGCTTCTGCAGCCTTTGATCATGGCCAAGATTATTGATGACGGTATCTTAAAGAATGACTTAAACGTTGTGAAGTATTGGGGAGCTGTCATGTTTGGGCTTGCTCTAGTCGCATTTGCAGCAGGTATTGCGAATTCATTCTTCTCTGCACATGTTAGTCAGAATTATGGTTTTGATATTAGACGGCGTGTTTTTGAGAAGGTACAATCTTTTTCTTTTGTGAATTTCAATAAGTTCCCTGCCTCGTCGTTAATAACACGAATGACAAATGATGTGACGCAACTTCAGAATACAGTATTTATGAGTTTGCGGATCATGCTAAGAGCACCTCTATTGCTAGCGGGTGGCGTGATCATGTCTTTAATCGTGAACTGGAAACTGGCTTTAGTGCTAGTCGTTTTGTTACCGTTCTTGTTATTTTTCTTAAAATGGGTTCTCCAGACGGCGGGCAGTATGTTTAGGGATGTGCAGGATAAGTTGGATGGTGTGAATCGTGTCATGCGGGAAAATCTCATGGGAATGCGTCTGATTAAAGCGTTCTTACGCAGGGATTTCGAGAGTAATCGCTTTGAACAAGCGAGCGGCGAGTTGAAGGAAAAAACAGTTTCATCTCTTCGCTTAATCGAAGTATCGATACCTGTCTTATTGTTTGTCATGAATATTGGGATTTTGTTCATCCTTTGGTTCGGAAGCAGACAGGTGAGTATGGGATCTATTGAGGTAGGAGAAGTGGTAGCGATCGTAAACTACTCATTCCGTATTTCCTCTGTTCTTACGATCATCTCCTTTATCATTATGGCTTTCTCTCGTGCAAAAGCATCTGCACAGCGAATAGGAGAAGTACTTGATACAGAGGTAGATTTAATTGAATCTGAAGATACTGATCAGTCATTATCAGTTGGACGAGGAGAAGTAGAATTTAGGAATGTCTCCTTTCAATATCCAGAAAGTGATGTTCCGGTTCTCAGAAATCTTTCTTTTTCTGTACAACCAGGCGAGACATTAGCGATTCTTGGTTCAACAGGTTCTGGTAAGACCTCGCTCTTTCAACTCGTACCTAGACTATATGATGTAACAGAAGGTAAAGTACTTGTTGATGGGAAAAATGTAATGAACTATCCGATTGAAACTCTTCGAAAAGGGATAGGTGTGGTTCCTCAGGAAGCGGTTCTTTTTACCGGATCAATCTCAGAGAATATTGGCTGGGGAAAAGCAGGAGCTACTTCTGATGAGATTATATCTGCAGCCGTTGATGCACAGATTCATGAGACTGTAGAAAAATTACCGAATCAGTATGATACCCGAGTGGGTCAGCGCGGGGTCAACCTCTCTGGAGGACAGAAGCAGCGTTTGTCTATTGCAAGAGCACTCGTTCGTAAACCAAGAATACTTATGCTTGATGATAGTACGAGTGCATTGGATTTAAAAACAGAAGCAAAGCTGTTAAAAGCGTTAAGAACGTATTCTTGCACAACGTTTATTATTACGCAAAAAATCAGTACTGCGATGGAAGCAGATCATATCCTGCTTTTGGACGATGGAGCTGTTGAGGCATGGGGTACACATGAAGAACTGTTGAATACCTCGTCGCTTTATGTAAAAATCGTTCAATCACAGTTTGGGGAGGAGGACTTTCAACATGTCAAAGGATTCAAACAGACCTCATCCACATAA
- a CDS encoding cation diffusion facilitator family transporter, translating to MIELLKKGNKSSGIAALGNTVLAIAKGIAAAVSGSGAMFATTLHSAADALNQAFVFFGSALSEKEPTKRFPAGFGRVVNLFVLVAVIVVSIMAYETILKGWKLIQDPQSSTNLLLNIAIMILAILVDGFILIKAMKEIVHETRSDAKGFGIVKESFKNVGLAAPPTRLVFYEDLIATSGALLALISIVLADLTGAYILDGIGTLLIGILLVVVAFKLGIENTRGLIGVAAPKVVEDRIANTILSDQDVVDIKELRILQEGRRYHVESYIELKEGFTLADADDIKYRVRDKLLEDTDIGDVTMGILETDHVKTWPKKAEIEVNGKEDQTEKTR from the coding sequence TTGATTGAACTACTTAAAAAAGGAAATAAGTCGTCCGGCATTGCCGCATTAGGAAACACAGTACTCGCTATTGCAAAAGGAATTGCTGCCGCAGTTAGTGGAAGTGGTGCTATGTTTGCGACAACCCTGCATTCAGCTGCAGATGCATTAAACCAGGCGTTTGTTTTTTTCGGAAGTGCTCTTTCAGAAAAAGAGCCGACTAAAAGATTTCCGGCAGGATTTGGCCGTGTTGTGAATTTGTTCGTATTGGTAGCCGTTATCGTGGTTTCTATCATGGCATACGAAACGATATTAAAAGGCTGGAAGCTCATACAAGATCCACAGTCTTCAACGAATCTACTATTAAACATTGCAATCATGATTCTAGCGATCTTGGTTGATGGTTTTATCCTCATTAAGGCCATGAAGGAGATCGTACATGAGACGAGAAGTGATGCAAAAGGATTTGGGATCGTAAAGGAATCTTTTAAAAATGTTGGCTTAGCTGCACCACCAACCCGCTTAGTATTTTATGAAGACTTGATCGCAACTTCTGGTGCTTTGTTAGCTCTTATATCGATCGTATTGGCAGACTTAACCGGAGCTTATATATTAGATGGAATTGGGACGTTATTAATTGGTATTCTGCTCGTCGTTGTAGCTTTTAAGTTAGGGATTGAAAACACAAGAGGGCTGATTGGTGTTGCTGCTCCAAAAGTAGTTGAAGATCGAATCGCAAATACGATTCTTTCCGATCAAGATGTCGTGGATATAAAAGAACTAAGGATTCTGCAAGAAGGTAGAAGGTATCATGTAGAAAGCTACATTGAATTAAAAGAAGGATTTACCCTTGCTGATGCTGATGATATTAAGTATCGAGTGAGAGATAAGCTCTTAGAAGATACCGACATTGGCGATGTTACGATGGGTATCTTAGAAACAGACCATGTAAAGACGTGGCCAAAGAAAGCTGAAATAGAAGTGAACGGAAAAGAAGATCAGACAGAGAAGACCCGCTGA
- a CDS encoding alanine/glycine:cation symporter family protein: MIYFCLGVGLLFSILTRFLQVRHFKEMIKLMMEGKSSKAGVSSFQALAIALSGRVGTGNIAGTATAIGFGGPGAVFWMWMIAFIGASSAFVESALAQVYKVKQDGEYRGGPAYYIEKGIGWKWYGIIFAFSALAAMALLMPGVQSNSIAEGLDNAFNIKPSVTGIFLVVILAAIIFGGVKRIANVAQYVVPFMAIGYVLVSLIIVAFHIPQIPEVLSLIFRSAFSFDSAFGGIVGSAIMWGVKRGIYSNEAGQGTGAHPAAAAEVSHPAKQGLVQAFSVYIDTWLVCTATAFMILFTGMYNVQNEADKTFIVENIPGVEAGTAFTQEAIESVLPGFGSGFVAVSLFFFAFTTIMAYYYIAETNIAYLMRGRNNKIPMFLLKIVLLGTTYYGAVKTADLAWALGDLGLGIMVWLNLIAILILAKPALRVLKDYEEQKKAGLDPVFDSRKLGIKNAEYWEGGYQEDKGNTEEKVS, from the coding sequence ATGATTTATTTTTGTTTGGGCGTAGGGCTATTATTTTCAATTTTAACGAGATTTTTGCAAGTTCGTCACTTTAAAGAAATGATTAAACTTATGATGGAAGGAAAAAGTTCTAAAGCGGGGGTTTCTTCTTTCCAAGCTTTGGCGATTGCATTATCTGGCCGAGTAGGAACAGGGAACATTGCAGGAACAGCAACTGCGATCGGCTTTGGTGGTCCTGGTGCGGTTTTCTGGATGTGGATGATCGCGTTTATAGGTGCTTCTAGTGCATTTGTAGAATCAGCACTTGCTCAAGTTTATAAAGTGAAACAGGACGGAGAATATCGTGGTGGTCCTGCTTATTATATTGAAAAAGGAATAGGTTGGAAGTGGTACGGAATTATTTTTGCTTTTTCTGCTTTAGCGGCGATGGCATTACTCATGCCAGGCGTGCAATCAAACTCAATTGCAGAAGGACTTGATAATGCTTTTAACATCAAACCGTCAGTTACGGGTATTTTCTTAGTTGTTATATTAGCCGCTATTATTTTTGGTGGTGTTAAAAGGATTGCCAATGTAGCACAGTATGTCGTTCCGTTTATGGCGATTGGCTATGTGCTTGTTTCACTAATAATCGTTGCATTCCATATCCCTCAGATTCCTGAAGTACTCTCGCTGATTTTCAGAAGTGCGTTCTCTTTTGATTCTGCATTTGGAGGCATTGTAGGTTCAGCGATTATGTGGGGTGTTAAGCGTGGAATCTATTCGAATGAAGCGGGTCAAGGTACTGGAGCTCATCCAGCTGCAGCTGCAGAAGTATCGCATCCTGCTAAACAAGGACTTGTACAAGCATTCTCTGTATACATTGACACATGGCTTGTATGTACAGCAACAGCGTTCATGATTCTCTTCACAGGCATGTATAATGTTCAAAATGAAGCAGATAAAACCTTTATCGTTGAAAATATTCCAGGAGTAGAAGCAGGTACTGCCTTTACACAAGAGGCGATTGAATCAGTGCTTCCTGGATTCGGTTCTGGGTTTGTCGCTGTGTCCCTATTTTTCTTTGCTTTTACAACAATTATGGCGTATTACTATATTGCAGAAACGAATATCGCATACCTCATGAGAGGACGAAATAACAAAATTCCAATGTTCTTGCTGAAGATTGTTTTGTTAGGAACAACGTATTACGGAGCAGTGAAAACAGCAGACTTAGCTTGGGCGCTAGGAGATCTAGGTCTCGGAATCATGGTTTGGTTGAACTTGATCGCTATCCTCATATTAGCCAAGCCAGCACTTCGTGTTTTAAAAGATTACGAGGAACAAAAGAAAGCTGGTCTCGATCCTGTCTTTGATTCAAGAAAACTTGGCATTAAAAATGCTGAGTATTGGGAAGGCGGATACCAAGAGGACAAAGGGAATACAGAAGAAAAAGTATCTTGA
- a CDS encoding threonine/serine exporter family protein, which translates to MTIVEQIITSFIASAAFVIIFNGPKRSLFHCGLVGMIGWILYFLLETNGVDMVLATVIASFTIAIASQYFAKKYKTPVIIYSVAGIIPLVPGGIAYNAMRSFVENDYNLAINLAAKAFMISGSIAIGLVFSEVINQIIRKSKLKTIVNKTH; encoded by the coding sequence ATGACAATTGTTGAACAAATCATTACAAGTTTTATAGCGTCAGCCGCGTTTGTTATCATTTTTAATGGTCCAAAACGCTCCCTTTTTCACTGTGGTCTAGTAGGAATGATCGGTTGGATATTGTATTTTTTATTAGAAACAAATGGTGTAGATATGGTGTTAGCAACGGTTATCGCATCGTTTACAATCGCTATCGCTTCACAATACTTTGCTAAAAAGTATAAAACACCAGTCATTATATATAGCGTAGCTGGCATCATTCCGTTAGTACCAGGTGGTATTGCATACAATGCGATGAGAAGCTTCGTGGAGAATGATTATAATCTTGCCATTAATTTAGCCGCAAAAGCCTTTATGATCTCAGGATCTATTGCTATAGGTCTTGTTTTCTCTGAAGTAATCAACCAGATCATTCGGAAATCAAAGCTGAAGACGATTGTGAATAAGACACATTAA
- a CDS encoding threonine/serine exporter family protein, whose product MEMEKQETYDIMAVCLLAGKIMLQSGAETYRVEDTMMRIASSFGAYQSHPYVTPTGILFSVEGNEPTKTKLIRIVERTTDLEKVAQVNGISRRISAGEFTIEEAYKELKKIGESGSPYSVWIHVLAAAVSSGCFLIMFQGEWRDFFPAFITGGLGFLSLMYFHQLVPIKFFSEFSASLLIGLQALFFVTTGIGGELDKIIIGSVMPLVPGLLITNAVRDLMAGHLISGLAKGADAFLTAFAIGAGIAVIFSFF is encoded by the coding sequence ATGGAAATGGAGAAACAAGAAACCTACGATATAATGGCTGTTTGTCTATTGGCAGGTAAGATTATGCTGCAAAGCGGAGCGGAAACGTACCGTGTGGAGGATACGATGATGCGTATCGCTTCTTCATTTGGTGCTTATCAGTCACATCCTTATGTAACGCCAACAGGCATTCTTTTTTCTGTAGAAGGTAACGAGCCAACAAAAACAAAACTGATTCGGATCGTCGAACGAACAACAGATCTAGAAAAGGTTGCTCAAGTGAATGGTATATCGCGTAGAATCAGTGCTGGTGAATTTACGATTGAAGAAGCATATAAAGAGTTAAAAAAAATTGGTGAATCAGGTTCCCCTTATTCTGTATGGATTCATGTTTTAGCAGCAGCTGTGTCTTCAGGCTGTTTCTTGATCATGTTTCAAGGGGAATGGAGAGACTTTTTCCCTGCATTTATTACAGGTGGATTAGGGTTCTTGTCGCTGATGTATTTTCACCAACTTGTACCGATAAAATTTTTCTCAGAGTTTTCTGCATCCCTTTTAATTGGATTACAAGCTCTTTTCTTTGTTACGACTGGCATAGGCGGTGAGCTGGATAAGATTATTATTGGGTCCGTTATGCCTTTGGTACCGGGGTTGCTGATTACGAATGCTGTTCGTGATTTAATGGCAGGACACCTTATTTCCGGACTGGCAAAAGGCGCCGATGCTTTTTTAACAGCATTTGCAATAGGTGCAGGGATCGCTGTGATCTTTTCATTTTTTTAA
- a CDS encoding LacI family DNA-binding transcriptional regulator, translated as MTNIRDIAKMAGVSVTTVSRVINNHPYVSEEKVSAVKAAMKKFNYHRNINAVHLSRGKTHLIGVVVPFSNHPYFGLLIEGIANAALDHNYKLALIQTNYEETKEMEALRMLEDKQIDSLIICSRICAWDVIESYRKYGSIILCEDSRNDKISSTYIDHYKTFTMALDYLYEKGHHQIGYTIGRQTGANSSQRDAAYKDFLTRYALRYEPNYIFTSRFDVEDGVNVAEHLLDMKNRPTALLVTSDQVAAGILTGCRENGLDVPDDIAIMSFDNQPISKVMHITTLEIPFVEVGKKLFHQAVNGQEVSHEEIQVRLIERKTV; from the coding sequence ATGACCAATATAAGAGATATCGCTAAGATGGCTGGTGTTTCTGTTACGACAGTCTCCCGTGTGATCAATAACCATCCATATGTAAGTGAGGAAAAAGTATCAGCTGTTAAAGCTGCTATGAAAAAATTTAATTATCACCGTAACATTAACGCTGTTCATCTGAGCCGAGGAAAGACACACTTGATCGGTGTAGTTGTTCCATTCTCTAACCATCCTTATTTCGGTTTATTGATAGAAGGAATCGCGAATGCGGCATTAGATCACAACTACAAACTTGCTCTTATTCAAACGAACTATGAAGAAACGAAAGAAATGGAAGCTTTAAGGATGCTTGAAGATAAGCAGATTGATTCATTGATCATTTGCTCGAGGATCTGTGCGTGGGACGTCATTGAAAGTTACAGAAAGTATGGGTCTATCATCCTTTGTGAAGATTCAAGAAACGATAAGATTTCCTCCACATATATTGATCACTATAAAACTTTTACCATGGCTCTAGATTATCTGTACGAAAAGGGTCATCACCAAATCGGCTATACGATTGGAAGGCAAACAGGGGCGAACAGCAGTCAACGAGATGCTGCTTATAAAGATTTTTTAACAAGGTACGCCTTACGTTATGAACCAAATTACATTTTTACAAGTCGTTTCGATGTTGAAGATGGTGTCAACGTGGCTGAGCATTTATTGGACATGAAAAACCGTCCGACCGCTTTACTTGTCACAAGTGATCAGGTAGCTGCAGGGATCTTAACAGGTTGCAGGGAAAACGGCCTTGATGTTCCAGACGACATCGCGATCATGAGTTTTGATAACCAACCCATCTCAAAAGTTATGCATATTACAACACTTGAGATACCTTTTGTAGAAGTCGGAAAGAAACTTTTTCATCAAGCAGTAAACGGTCAGGAAGTTTCACATGAAGAGATCCAGGTACGATTGATTGAGAGGAAGACAGTTTAA
- a CDS encoding DUF4179 domain-containing protein produces the protein MDIKWVDKKDQNDPSRTELLSAIQKGVNEGKRIKRKERVKARLKVSAWMSGTAASVVLVSGFVFSPINTVLADVPLIGKLYEELDISIGKELAASNLVTEINQKATSNGVDVTVTSAYYDGNVIGVTIKAEGKDLSVGAMDKKHSPETGYTIGGADKDQLVGLRGPLQKLKEGSYVAALEFELKEKELPKNYTLPLQFTLIANKKGIWNFSIPVKQLPVETIKLNESSSTKNGLHKINLNKLSIAKASSTLYYTFDTIKGDLNQDVHLIVFDEHGKRVPLRSNGVENSIEHSEGVKQYRELQLGKIADDVNYLMVYPEVVSMDRENRTELSPIKVLLQ, from the coding sequence ATGGACATAAAATGGGTTGATAAGAAGGATCAAAATGATCCTTCACGAACAGAGCTTTTAAGTGCTATTCAAAAAGGCGTGAATGAAGGTAAAAGGATTAAGCGAAAAGAGAGAGTAAAAGCTAGACTGAAGGTTTCTGCGTGGATGTCTGGCACAGCAGCTTCTGTTGTTCTTGTATCAGGGTTTGTCTTCTCACCAATAAATACAGTATTAGCTGATGTTCCTTTGATCGGGAAACTATATGAAGAACTAGATATCAGTATCGGTAAAGAACTAGCAGCTAGTAACCTTGTAACAGAGATTAACCAAAAAGCGACGAGTAATGGTGTTGATGTAACAGTAACTAGTGCTTATTACGACGGGAACGTGATAGGGGTAACGATAAAAGCGGAAGGTAAAGACTTATCGGTTGGAGCAATGGATAAAAAGCATAGTCCGGAAACAGGATATACAATTGGAGGAGCTGATAAAGATCAACTTGTTGGGTTGAGGGGGCCCCTTCAGAAGTTGAAAGAAGGAAGTTATGTAGCAGCGTTGGAGTTTGAATTGAAAGAAAAAGAGCTACCAAAGAATTATACGCTTCCTTTACAATTTACGCTTATAGCAAATAAAAAGGGGATTTGGAACTTTTCGATCCCTGTAAAACAATTACCTGTTGAAACAATAAAATTAAATGAAAGTAGTTCTACAAAAAATGGTTTACACAAGATTAACTTAAATAAATTATCGATAGCTAAAGCTTCATCAACTTTGTATTACACTTTTGATACTATCAAAGGCGACTTGAATCAAGATGTACATTTAATAGTTTTTGATGAGCACGGGAAAAGAGTACCTTTAAGAAGTAATGGTGTAGAGAATAGTATCGAACACTCAGAAGGCGTTAAGCAATATAGAGAATTACAGTTAGGAAAAATAGCCGATGATGTAAACTACTTAATGGTATATCCAGAAGTTGTTTCAATGGATAGAGAAAATCGAACTGAACTTTCACCGATAAAAGTACTATTACAATAG
- a CDS encoding sigma-70 family RNA polymerase sigma factor translates to MINHNTVKKAIKGNEEAFEQLIIQESEKLYKTAFLYVRNKEDALDVLQETVCKAFVGINRLKEPKYFSTWLMKILIRTAYEVLQKKKRTVLIGEAFIQEITENKSIQPEQDLDLTYAISQMDQHYQTVIILFYFHDLSIKTISQKMQKPEGTIKTYLHRAKIELRSLLGGVGTYGHKMG, encoded by the coding sequence TTGATAAATCATAATACAGTAAAAAAAGCGATTAAAGGAAACGAAGAAGCTTTCGAGCAGCTCATTATCCAAGAGAGTGAAAAGCTTTATAAGACAGCTTTTCTCTATGTTCGTAATAAAGAAGATGCTTTAGACGTTCTACAAGAGACAGTTTGTAAAGCTTTTGTCGGTATAAACAGATTAAAGGAACCAAAATATTTTAGTACATGGTTAATGAAAATATTGATTCGAACTGCATATGAAGTGCTACAAAAGAAAAAGAGGACGGTTCTAATAGGTGAAGCTTTTATTCAAGAAATTACTGAAAATAAGAGTATTCAACCTGAACAAGATTTGGATTTAACATATGCAATATCTCAAATGGATCAACACTATCAAACTGTTATCATCTTGTTTTATTTTCATGATTTATCAATAAAGACCATTTCACAAAAAATGCAAAAACCGGAGGGTACGATAAAGACATATTTACATCGGGCAAAGATAGAGTTGCGAAGCTTGCTGGGGGGAGTAGGAACATATGGACATAAAATGGGTTGA
- a CDS encoding DUF6526 family protein, with protein MNTQNYNNHARMHPIYHYVLSLLVLGGLIASIVYLFKAEDKFLGVILIVMELSLLVTFALLRMYPLKAQDRAIRAEENLRYYVLTGKLLDGRLTTGQIVALRFAPDEELPLLVEQAATENLKPKEIKQAITNWKADHYRI; from the coding sequence ATGAATACACAAAATTACAACAATCATGCACGTATGCACCCCATCTATCATTATGTACTTTCTTTGCTTGTCCTTGGAGGTCTTATTGCGAGCATTGTCTATCTGTTTAAAGCAGAAGATAAGTTTCTAGGCGTGATATTAATTGTGATGGAACTCAGTCTGTTAGTGACGTTTGCTTTACTTCGCATGTACCCATTAAAAGCTCAAGATCGAGCGATTCGTGCAGAAGAGAACTTACGCTATTATGTTTTAACAGGAAAGTTGTTGGATGGAAGACTTACTACAGGGCAGATCGTAGCCCTTCGATTCGCACCAGATGAAGAACTTCCACTTTTGGTAGAGCAAGCAGCAACTGAAAACTTGAAACCTAAGGAAATAAAACAAGCGATTACGAACTGGAAAGCGGATCATTATAGAATCTAG
- a CDS encoding ABC transporter permease, translated as MRSYYLLTLAQLRIFLRNRQVLFWTLAFPIVLMVMLGSFLGNGNGVSITAAVVDQDKSEQSKNLVKEMEKNEAVSLEKSSNEKDVLSQLKQGDLTLVITIPKGYGENLAAGNKENPFKLPVYYNETNMAMSQVGLQLVDNAVDTISKKTVSYEPVVITESKGVEALNLRYIDFLVPGIVAMMIMSNNMNGVAGQISSWRERGILRRMQGTTLKASTFIAAQITARFMLNGLQAMIVLAVAWAAFGIEVRGSWLTVIAFVTLGTLAFMAIGFIIAGIAKTPESAGPIAGFLSFPMLFLGGVFFPIRDMPEFLQPFVQILPIAHLSHALRETMNVGASFLDLGMEAMILGGWLIGAFIVASFTFKWE; from the coding sequence ATGAGATCATACTATCTACTAACACTCGCTCAGCTTCGGATCTTCCTTAGAAACAGACAAGTACTGTTCTGGACCCTCGCATTTCCTATTGTTCTGATGGTCATGTTAGGTTCATTCTTAGGAAATGGTAATGGTGTTTCCATTACGGCAGCTGTTGTTGATCAGGATAAGAGTGAACAGTCAAAGAACTTAGTGAAAGAAATGGAAAAAAACGAAGCAGTATCTCTTGAAAAAAGTTCAAACGAAAAAGATGTGTTAAGTCAGCTAAAGCAAGGTGACCTAACGCTCGTTATTACTATTCCAAAAGGCTATGGTGAAAATCTTGCTGCTGGAAATAAAGAAAATCCTTTTAAACTGCCTGTTTATTATAATGAAACGAACATGGCGATGTCCCAAGTCGGACTTCAGCTTGTCGATAATGCAGTTGACACGATCAGTAAAAAAACAGTGAGCTATGAGCCCGTTGTTATAACAGAATCAAAAGGGGTGGAAGCGCTTAACCTTCGTTACATCGACTTCCTCGTACCGGGAATCGTGGCGATGATGATCATGAGCAATAACATGAACGGAGTGGCAGGCCAGATATCATCCTGGCGTGAACGTGGAATCTTACGTCGTATGCAAGGAACAACACTTAAAGCATCTACGTTTATTGCAGCGCAAATTACTGCTCGTTTTATGCTGAACGGTTTGCAAGCGATGATTGTATTAGCTGTCGCTTGGGCTGCGTTCGGCATTGAAGTGAGAGGGTCATGGTTAACCGTGATTGCGTTTGTGACGCTTGGGACTTTAGCGTTTATGGCTATCGGCTTCATTATTGCAGGTATTGCCAAGACTCCTGAGAGTGCAGGACCGATTGCTGGTTTTCTATCGTTTCCGATGCTGTTTTTAGGCGGTGTGTTCTTTCCGATACGAGACATGCCCGAGTTTTTACAGCCGTTTGTGCAAATTTTACCGATCGCTCACTTAAGCCATGCTCTTCGTGAGACGATGAACGTTGGAGCTTCGTTCTTGGATCTCGGCATGGAGGCCATGATTCTAGGCGGTTGGCTGATCGGAGCGTTTATAGTAGCGAGTTTCACATTTAAGTGGGAATAG
- a CDS encoding ABC transporter ATP-binding protein, giving the protein METQQEIIKVQKLVKRYGDFTAVDGSEFSVHNGEVFGLLGPNGAGKTTTLEMLVGLRKPDEGTAIVGGFDITKELDKVKEVIGVQLQSTTLFELLTVDEILHLYGSFYREHISIPELIDDMLLTEKKNSRIKGLSGGQKQRLAIALALVHDPQIIFLDEPTTGLDPQARRTLWDIILRLKERGKTVVLTTHYMDEAHVLCDRIAILDQGKLIALDTPSELVRNLQSDSAVEFKFNDEVDIALAEIDGVKQVGSQKDVHVLYTDDLQRTLTSLIAIASEKQLKLVDLQTRTATLEDVFIHMTGRRLREG; this is encoded by the coding sequence ATGGAAACGCAGCAAGAAATAATAAAGGTGCAAAAACTTGTGAAACGATATGGAGATTTTACTGCCGTGGATGGAAGTGAGTTCTCTGTACATAATGGTGAGGTGTTTGGTCTACTCGGCCCGAACGGAGCGGGGAAGACGACAACACTTGAGATGTTAGTAGGTCTTCGTAAGCCAGATGAAGGAACAGCGATCGTCGGTGGATTCGATATTACAAAAGAGCTTGATAAAGTAAAAGAAGTAATCGGTGTACAGCTTCAATCTACTACTCTTTTTGAGCTCTTGACCGTAGATGAGATTCTTCACCTTTATGGAAGTTTTTACCGAGAACATATTTCAATTCCTGAATTAATTGATGACATGCTATTAACAGAGAAAAAGAATAGTAGAATTAAAGGTTTGTCTGGTGGTCAAAAGCAGAGACTCGCGATTGCTCTAGCACTCGTGCATGATCCGCAGATTATTTTCTTGGACGAACCCACGACTGGACTCGATCCACAAGCACGCCGGACGTTATGGGACATTATTTTACGTTTGAAGGAACGGGGCAAAACGGTTGTACTGACGACTCATTACATGGATGAAGCACACGTATTATGCGATCGTATCGCAATCTTGGACCAAGGGAAGCTAATTGCTCTAGATACACCTAGTGAACTTGTGAGAAATCTTCAGTCGGATAGCGCGGTTGAATTTAAGTTTAATGATGAAGTAGATATTGCGTTAGCAGAGATCGACGGAGTGAAACAAGTGGGCAGTCAGAAAGATGTACACGTTCTCTATACAGATGATCTACAGAGGACCTTAACGAGTTTAATCGCTATCGCTTCTGAAAAACAGCTGAAGCTTGTAGATCTACAAACAAGAACGGCAACACTTGAAGATGTGTTTATCCACATGACAGGAAGAAGGTTAAGAGAAGGATGA